The Methanothrix soehngenii GP6 genome has a window encoding:
- a CDS encoding DUF362 domain-containing protein, with product MKSTVFFAGVRARSPEDNLQNKIMRLFDAAGFPYIMKKGDLTAIKIHFGEQGNSSYVNPVLVRPVADKIRSAGGQPFLTDTNTLYGGSRSNAVRHLQTAEEHGFGRTVAGAPVIIADGLQGDNYREVAISGKHFQRVKIAGEIASAQSMIVVSHFKGHLPAGFGGAIKNLGMGCAPALGKSDQHSARPIFNAELCEGCRACADGCPNQAITVKKKITQIDYSLCTGCGKCLRLCPAHALDFDWIVEVPPFMERMVEYALGAVTGKEGKVGFFNFLLNITPDCDCVPWSDTPIVPDIGILASKDPVAIDQASYDLVNRQAGLKNTLLERNLEPGEDKFLGIWESTTGNIQMDYGERIGLGRKDYQLEEV from the coding sequence TTGAAAAGCACAGTCTTTTTTGCCGGGGTCAGAGCGAGAAGCCCGGAGGACAATCTGCAAAACAAGATCATGCGGCTCTTTGATGCTGCAGGATTTCCCTATATCATGAAGAAAGGAGACCTGACAGCGATCAAGATTCATTTCGGAGAGCAGGGAAACAGCTCTTATGTGAATCCCGTCCTGGTTCGACCCGTGGCCGATAAGATCAGATCTGCAGGAGGACAGCCTTTTCTAACCGACACCAATACCCTTTACGGAGGCAGCCGCTCCAATGCCGTCCGCCACCTGCAGACCGCAGAGGAGCACGGCTTTGGCCGGACGGTGGCCGGAGCGCCGGTGATCATTGCCGATGGCCTGCAGGGAGACAACTACCGGGAGGTGGCCATCTCCGGAAAGCACTTCCAGCGGGTCAAAATTGCCGGTGAGATCGCCTCCGCCCAGAGCATGATAGTTGTATCCCACTTCAAAGGCCACCTGCCCGCCGGCTTTGGAGGGGCGATCAAGAACCTGGGGATGGGCTGTGCCCCCGCCCTCGGGAAATCGGACCAGCATTCCGCCCGGCCCATATTCAATGCCGAGCTATGTGAAGGCTGTCGGGCCTGTGCAGATGGCTGCCCCAACCAGGCCATCACTGTGAAAAAGAAGATAACCCAGATCGACTACAGCCTGTGCACCGGCTGCGGCAAGTGCCTGCGCCTCTGCCCTGCTCATGCCCTGGACTTCGACTGGATTGTGGAGGTGCCGCCATTCATGGAGAGGATGGTGGAGTATGCCCTGGGGGCAGTGACCGGAAAGGAGGGCAAGGTGGGATTCTTCAATTTCCTTCTCAACATCACCCCTGACTGCGACTGTGTGCCCTGGAGCGACACCCCCATTGTGCCGGACATCGGCATCCTGGCCTCAAAGGACCCTGTTGCCATAGATCAGGCCAGCTATGACCTGGTAAACCGGCAGGCTGGCCTGAAAAATACTCTTTTGGAGAGGAATCTTGAGCCGGGCGAGGATAAGTTCCTGGGGATCTGGGAGAGCACTACGGGCAACATTCAGATGGATTACGGGGAGAGGATAGGTCTGGGCAGGAAGGACTATCAGCTGGAGGAGGTCTGA
- a CDS encoding flavodoxin family protein — protein sequence MKVIAFNGSPRRDGNTATLLAAVLRELESQGIETELVHLIGTLAGCKACFKCKEMKNGRCIQDKDMINQCIEKMAAADGIIIGSPTHFADLTPETKALIDRAGFVAMANGYMFKRKVGAAVVAVRRAGAIHVFDSINHLFLISQMIIAGSSYWNIGMGLEERDVERDQEGLATMRTLGQNMGWLLKKIATE from the coding sequence ATGAAGGTTATAGCATTCAACGGCAGCCCACGACGGGATGGAAACACCGCCACCCTCCTGGCAGCAGTCCTCCGGGAATTGGAGAGCCAGGGGATTGAGACGGAGCTGGTGCACCTTATAGGCACCCTGGCTGGCTGCAAAGCCTGCTTCAAATGCAAAGAGATGAAGAACGGCCGGTGCATTCAGGACAAGGACATGATAAATCAGTGCATCGAGAAGATGGCTGCAGCGGACGGCATCATAATCGGCTCGCCCACCCATTTTGCCGATCTCACTCCCGAGACCAAGGCCCTCATCGATCGGGCCGGTTTTGTGGCCATGGCCAATGGATATATGTTCAAGCGTAAGGTTGGGGCGGCGGTGGTGGCCGTTCGCCGGGCAGGGGCGATCCACGTCTTCGACTCCATCAACCACCTTTTCCTGATCAGCCAGATGATCATCGCCGGGTCAAGCTACTGGAACATAGGCATGGGCCTGGAGGAGAGGGATGTGGAGAGGGACCAAGAGGGGCTGGCGACCATGCGGACCCTGGGGCAGAACATGGGCTGGCTCTTAAAAAAGATTGCAACTGAGTGA
- the serB gene encoding phosphoserine phosphatase SerB, translating to MGRDRSGLIRDILSEPAMQNVNIVDMDQKVMQGISVMTVVADFESAKVTPQKLEKWYRDNAESLAIDFSFLPLEKHQGRRQTAKELYIVTILAKDRPGIIRDVAEVAARNGVNLERASVTARGELISIEFLMDFADCSADDCRSQLKKECEGLGLDVVIQDLGRSRKEKRLIVFDMDMTIVDFEIINRLASFAGVDEQVKAITDRAMNGEMDFKESLRQRVRLLKGMPFSTLQEIAADLQLTPGSEELIHHLKQVGYKIALISGGFTYFTDVLKERLGFDYAFANDLEIEDGVLTGEIKGEIIDAEAKGRIIYDLAEREKISPDNIVAVGDGANDCLMIKNAGLGVAFNAKEVLKKVSDGSLSRENLLGLLNVLGLAEKEREV from the coding sequence ATGGGCCGGGACAGATCCGGGCTCATACGCGACATTCTGAGCGAGCCTGCTATGCAAAACGTCAACATCGTGGACATGGATCAGAAGGTGATGCAGGGAATCAGCGTCATGACAGTTGTTGCCGATTTCGAATCAGCAAAAGTCACCCCGCAGAAGCTGGAAAAATGGTACCGGGATAATGCAGAGAGCCTGGCCATCGACTTCTCCTTCCTCCCCCTGGAGAAGCATCAGGGCCGGCGCCAGACCGCGAAAGAGCTCTATATCGTCACCATTCTCGCCAAAGACAGGCCGGGGATCATTCGCGACGTAGCGGAGGTGGCCGCCAGGAATGGTGTCAACCTGGAGAGGGCCTCGGTTACCGCCCGGGGGGAGCTCATCTCCATCGAGTTTCTGATGGACTTTGCCGATTGCAGTGCGGACGACTGCCGATCACAGCTTAAGAAGGAGTGCGAAGGCCTGGGGCTGGATGTGGTGATACAGGATCTGGGCCGCTCCCGAAAAGAGAAGAGGCTCATCGTTTTTGATATGGACATGACCATAGTGGACTTCGAGATAATCAACCGCCTGGCCAGCTTTGCCGGTGTGGACGAGCAAGTGAAAGCGATCACAGACCGGGCGATGAACGGCGAGATGGACTTCAAAGAATCCCTCCGCCAGAGGGTGCGCCTCTTGAAGGGAATGCCCTTTTCCACCCTGCAAGAGATCGCTGCCGACCTTCAGCTGACCCCAGGCTCTGAGGAGCTCATCCACCACTTAAAGCAGGTCGGATACAAGATCGCCCTGATCAGCGGCGGATTCACTTACTTTACGGATGTGCTCAAAGAGCGCCTGGGATTCGATTATGCCTTTGCCAACGATCTGGAGATCGAGGACGGAGTCCTCACCGGAGAGATCAAAGGGGAGATCATCGATGCCGAGGCCAAGGGGCGGATCATCTATGATCTTGCCGAGCGGGAGAAGATCAGCCCGGACAACATCGTCGCAGTGGGGGATGGGGCCAACGACTGCCTGATGATCAAGAATGCCGGCCTGGGAGTGGCCTTCAATGCCAAAGAGGTTCTAAAGAAGGTCTCGGACGGATCGCTATCCAGGGAGAACCTTCTGGGATTACTGAATGTGCTGGGGCTGGCGGAGAAGGAGAGAGAGGTCTAG
- a CDS encoding type II toxin-antitoxin system HicB family antitoxin, translated as MQPIKIIIEMHPDGYVAYPIGIKGIVIGEGDTYGEALADVKSAIQFHIETFGRESIEIDGISETFVAEVVV; from the coding sequence ATGCAGCCGATAAAGATAATAATAGAAATGCATCCGGACGGTTATGTTGCCTATCCTATCGGCATCAAGGGTATCGTAATTGGAGAGGGCGATACATATGGAGAAGCCCTTGCCGATGTCAAGTCTGCCATTCAATTCCACATCGAGACATTTGGCCGGGAATCCATAGAGATAGACGGAATTAGTGAGACTTTTGTGGCTGAAGTGGTAGTGTGA
- a CDS encoding YHS domain-containing protein, with protein MAIDPICKMAVDEKTAKLVSEYKGKKYYFCAPGCKKAFDQNPEKHLGGEMVKGGGGGIR; from the coding sequence ATGGCAATAGATCCCATATGCAAGATGGCGGTGGACGAGAAGACGGCGAAGCTGGTGAGCGAGTACAAGGGCAAGAAGTATTACTTCTGCGCTCCGGGGTGCAAGAAGGCCTTTGACCAGAATCCGGAGAAGCATCTGGGTGGAGAGATGGTCAAGGGCGGGGGAGGCGGCATCAGGTGA
- a CDS encoding heavy metal translocating P-type ATPase, whose product MAEERIAELKVEGMMCAACTSAIEKALQNLDGVSWVRVNLGGETATAKYDPSKIKLVDIEKAIRDLGYDVIDQQTVLKIGGMACAMCVGAIEAALRKLDGVVDVQVNLAAEKARVTYNPGMVGLEDMKKAIIESGYQFIGVAGEETEEAAEKERELREKDLSDKKRRIIIGFAASILLMAMMYIPLHRIIPSGISTAVPNLMSLLMLVVSLPVFVYVSHPIFKAATRALRNRTLDMDVMYGMGIGVAYASSILGTFGIVLTPDFMFYETAVMLATFLTLGRYLEANAKGRTSEAIRKLVGLQPRQATVLRDGRQIEVAAVEVMVDDLVLVRPGEKVPADGLVVEGESYVDESMITGEPVPAFKAAGEKVVGGTMNKNGSLTFKATRVGKDTVLAGIIALVQEAQGSRPAMQRIADRIVAYFIPTILAIAAAAFVYWYFVAHNTLLFSLTALISVLVVACPCALGLASPTAITVGIGRGAELGILVKSGEALEAAEKLDVVAFDKTGTLTIGRPDVVDLFAWEMDERKLLRLAASAEKPSEHPLAEAVVRRAKEDGFDLLPAEQFEAFPGKGVVARIAGMSVAAGNRILFDEMDIAMPDGLLQKAIGYEEEGKTAMLVAVDGKASGVLAISDRLKDSSAYAVEELKKMNLEVVMITGDNPRSAARVAEKIGIQKTLSEVLPEEKAHEVRRLKEAGSRVGFVGDGINDAPALAEADVGIAIGSGTDVAIETGDIVLMKDDLLDAVAAIQLSRKVISRIKLNIFWAFAYNALLVPVAAGALYPLYGITFRPELAGLAMALSSVTVVTLSLLLKRYIPPATKKKAIRITGTGG is encoded by the coding sequence ATGGCTGAAGAAAGAATAGCTGAGCTGAAGGTGGAAGGAATGATGTGCGCCGCCTGCACATCTGCTATTGAGAAAGCCCTCCAGAACCTGGATGGTGTCTCCTGGGTTCGGGTCAATCTGGGAGGAGAGACGGCGACGGCAAAGTATGATCCCAGTAAAATCAAGCTCGTTGATATCGAAAAAGCAATTCGAGATCTAGGTTACGATGTTATCGATCAGCAGACTGTGCTCAAGATAGGGGGCATGGCCTGTGCCATGTGCGTGGGAGCCATAGAAGCGGCCCTGAGAAAGCTGGATGGCGTGGTTGATGTGCAGGTAAACCTGGCGGCTGAGAAGGCTCGTGTTACCTACAATCCCGGGATGGTAGGCCTGGAGGACATGAAGAAGGCCATCATCGAATCTGGCTACCAGTTCATAGGGGTTGCCGGAGAGGAGACGGAAGAGGCAGCGGAAAAGGAAAGGGAGCTGCGAGAGAAGGACCTTTCTGATAAGAAGCGGCGAATTATCATCGGCTTCGCAGCCAGCATTCTTCTCATGGCCATGATGTACATTCCTCTCCACCGGATCATCCCCTCTGGTATCTCCACTGCAGTTCCAAACTTAATGAGCTTGCTCATGCTGGTAGTATCCCTTCCCGTATTCGTCTATGTCAGCCATCCTATTTTTAAGGCGGCCACGAGAGCTCTGAGAAACAGAACACTGGACATGGATGTAATGTACGGCATGGGCATTGGCGTGGCTTATGCCTCCAGCATCCTGGGGACCTTTGGGATCGTTCTCACCCCGGATTTCATGTTCTATGAGACAGCGGTGATGCTCGCCACCTTCCTGACACTGGGCCGCTACCTGGAGGCCAACGCCAAAGGGCGCACATCCGAGGCCATCCGGAAGCTGGTTGGGCTGCAGCCAAGACAGGCCACTGTCTTAAGAGATGGACGGCAGATCGAGGTGGCAGCAGTTGAGGTAATGGTCGACGATCTGGTCCTGGTCCGGCCGGGGGAGAAGGTTCCGGCAGACGGCCTGGTGGTGGAGGGAGAAAGCTATGTGGATGAGTCCATGATCACTGGAGAGCCAGTCCCCGCTTTCAAGGCCGCCGGCGAGAAGGTGGTAGGAGGGACCATGAACAAGAATGGTTCATTGACCTTCAAGGCCACCAGGGTGGGGAAGGATACCGTCCTGGCGGGGATCATAGCACTGGTCCAGGAGGCCCAGGGCTCAAGGCCCGCCATGCAGAGGATTGCAGACCGGATAGTGGCCTACTTCATTCCCACCATTCTGGCAATCGCTGCTGCGGCTTTTGTTTACTGGTATTTCGTAGCCCACAATACCCTTCTCTTCTCTCTGACTGCGCTCATATCCGTGCTGGTGGTGGCCTGTCCCTGTGCCCTGGGGCTGGCCTCGCCCACTGCCATAACCGTGGGCATTGGAAGAGGAGCGGAGCTGGGGATTCTGGTCAAGAGCGGCGAGGCTCTAGAAGCGGCGGAGAAGCTCGATGTGGTGGCTTTTGACAAGACCGGGACTCTGACCATTGGCCGGCCGGATGTGGTCGACCTTTTCGCCTGGGAGATGGATGAGAGAAAGCTCCTGCGCCTGGCAGCGTCAGCGGAAAAGCCCAGCGAGCATCCTCTGGCCGAGGCGGTGGTGCGACGTGCGAAGGAGGATGGATTTGATCTTCTTCCGGCTGAGCAGTTTGAGGCCTTTCCCGGAAAGGGGGTCGTTGCCCGCATCGCCGGGATGAGCGTGGCTGCAGGAAACAGGATTCTCTTCGATGAGATGGATATCGCTATGCCTGACGGCCTCCTCCAGAAAGCTATTGGATATGAGGAGGAGGGAAAGACGGCCATGCTAGTGGCTGTGGACGGAAAGGCGTCCGGAGTTTTGGCCATATCCGACAGGCTCAAGGATTCATCTGCTTATGCAGTCGAAGAGCTGAAAAAGATGAATCTTGAGGTGGTGATGATCACCGGCGACAATCCTCGCAGCGCGGCCAGAGTGGCAGAGAAGATCGGCATTCAGAAAACTCTTTCGGAGGTTCTGCCCGAGGAGAAGGCCCATGAGGTCAGAAGGCTGAAGGAGGCGGGTAGCCGGGTGGGCTTTGTAGGGGATGGCATCAATGATGCTCCCGCTCTTGCGGAAGCTGATGTGGGGATTGCCATAGGCAGCGGCACAGATGTGGCCATTGAGACCGGTGATATCGTCTTGATGAAAGACGACCTTCTGGATGCTGTGGCTGCCATTCAGCTCAGCCGCAAGGTCATATCCAGGATCAAGCTGAACATCTTCTGGGCCTTCGCCTACAATGCCCTGCTGGTTCCGGTGGCTGCGGGGGCTCTCTATCCGCTCTATGGCATCACCTTCCGGCCGGAGCTGGCCGGCCTTGCCATGGCCCTCTCTTCTGTGACTGTGGTCACCCTCTCTCTGCTGCTCAAGAGATATATACCGCCAGCAACGAAAAAGAAAGCAATCAGGATTACGGGCACTGGAGGATGA
- a CDS encoding ferredoxin-thioredoxin reductase catalytic domain-containing protein: MKNDIQEPTQEEIDRMHARLAKDAKQGGYYLNPDIDFVKGLINGLIVNERRYGYQACPCRLAADDRSEDLDIICPCNYRDADITESGACYCALYVSKAVIEGKQELSSIPERRPPLEERQKLQSQGETPGSRAAILGQKLSVPVWRCVVCGYLCGRDGPPEVCPICKAGKERFERFI, encoded by the coding sequence ATGAAGAATGATATTCAAGAGCCGACTCAAGAGGAGATCGACCGGATGCATGCCCGTCTGGCAAAGGATGCAAAGCAGGGAGGATATTACCTCAATCCGGATATCGATTTCGTCAAAGGCCTTATCAATGGATTAATTGTTAACGAGCGCCGTTACGGCTACCAAGCCTGCCCCTGTCGTCTGGCAGCAGATGACAGGTCCGAGGATCTGGATATAATCTGCCCCTGCAACTACCGAGATGCAGATATCACAGAATCTGGGGCCTGCTACTGCGCCCTATACGTCTCAAAGGCTGTGATCGAGGGCAAGCAGGAGCTGAGCTCAATCCCGGAGAGAAGGCCTCCCTTGGAAGAAAGGCAAAAATTGCAGTCACAGGGAGAGACACCGGGATCCAGAGCAGCTATCCTGGGCCAGAAGCTCTCAGTTCCCGTCTGGAGGTGCGTTGTCTGCGGCTATCTATGCGGCAGAGATGGCCCTCCGGAGGTCTGTCCCATCTGCAAAGCAGGCAAAGAGAGGTTTGAGCGATTCATTTAG
- a CDS encoding glutaredoxin family protein: protein MSLEHVTGKDKGKIMLYALSTCIWCKKTKEFLSSVGVAFDYIYVDLLKGEERAKAIASVKRFNPSTSFPTLVVNDKAIIGFKEKEIKEALGL, encoded by the coding sequence ATGAGTCTCGAACATGTGACAGGCAAGGATAAGGGCAAGATCATGCTTTATGCACTGAGCACCTGCATCTGGTGCAAAAAGACCAAGGAATTCCTATCCTCAGTTGGAGTCGCCTTCGACTATATTTACGTGGATCTTTTAAAAGGGGAGGAGAGGGCAAAGGCTATCGCAAGTGTCAAGCGATTTAATCCCAGCACCTCTTTTCCTACCCTGGTGGTCAACGATAAGGCGATCATCGGCTTCAAGGAGAAAGAGATCAAGGAGGCTCTGGGCTTATGA
- a CDS encoding Nre family DNA repair protein, translated as MIKGKEAYLKKLTASMYIPSQEVGKELDGSTPPSVFIGSWNYPKVLAGPMISPLHGDTMVMDHPESWIPENKTQEEIIRYRLNLIRGKRSVKVTDIENRFIEKLRDISLSSSSIESEAQFIQAPKGMSFDDVHTPFGPSAPLERFEIGNSRWDRDLEKVYFDGDLKAADAVEDLHQRGLPFSSIQKAFSVGAMGMKKKRRLVPTRWSITACDSALGDRLLQKVRDYDIIDCCQIREFASLNNYYAVLLLPTAWQYEWMEAFLRIMGNEELIFSDFETNGGKKGYSRVGGCYYSCKMAVLEGLERERRQAGAIILREAYAGYVPLGVFNVRENVRNAMHQKPLEFEDMRAALGYISTRLELPVKSFIRQSDLLRGELKSRQTTLSSFS; from the coding sequence GTGATCAAGGGCAAGGAAGCCTATCTAAAGAAGCTGACTGCCAGCATGTATATCCCTTCCCAGGAGGTAGGAAAGGAGCTGGATGGCAGCACCCCACCTTCTGTCTTCATCGGCAGCTGGAATTATCCTAAAGTACTCGCCGGACCTATGATTTCTCCCCTGCATGGAGATACCATGGTCATGGACCACCCTGAATCATGGATACCGGAGAATAAAACCCAGGAGGAGATCATAAGGTACCGGCTGAACCTGATAAGAGGCAAGAGATCTGTCAAGGTAACTGATATTGAGAATCGCTTTATAGAAAAGCTTCGCGACATCTCCTTATCCAGTTCGTCCATTGAGAGCGAGGCCCAGTTCATTCAGGCCCCCAAAGGCATGTCCTTTGACGACGTGCATACGCCCTTTGGTCCCAGCGCTCCTCTGGAGAGGTTTGAAATCGGCAACTCTAGGTGGGATCGAGATCTAGAGAAGGTTTACTTCGATGGGGATCTGAAGGCGGCGGATGCGGTGGAAGATCTTCACCAGCGTGGCCTTCCCTTCTCCAGCATCCAGAAGGCCTTCTCAGTGGGTGCAATGGGCATGAAAAAGAAAAGGAGGCTGGTTCCCACCCGCTGGTCTATCACCGCCTGTGATAGCGCCCTTGGCGATCGTCTTCTTCAAAAGGTGAGGGATTATGATATAATCGACTGCTGCCAGATAAGGGAGTTCGCCAGCCTCAACAACTACTATGCCGTTCTTCTCCTCCCCACTGCCTGGCAGTATGAGTGGATGGAGGCATTCCTGCGCATCATGGGAAACGAGGAGCTGATATTCTCCGATTTTGAGACAAATGGCGGCAAGAAGGGATACTCCCGGGTGGGAGGATGCTATTATTCCTGCAAGATGGCGGTCCTGGAGGGGCTGGAGAGGGAGAGAAGGCAGGCAGGGGCGATAATCCTCAGAGAAGCCTATGCCGGTTATGTGCCCCTGGGGGTCTTCAATGTTCGGGAGAATGTGAGAAATGCAATGCACCAGAAGCCCCTGGAGTTCGAGGACATGAGGGCTGCTCTTGGATACATATCCACAAGGCTTGAGCTTCCGGTAAAGAGTTTTATCCGTCAGAGCGATCTTCTCCGGGGGGAGCTAAAGAGCCGCCAGACCACATTGAGCTCCTTTTCATGA